In Desulforhopalus sp., a single window of DNA contains:
- the ugpB gene encoding sn-glycerol-3-phosphate ABC transporter substrate-binding protein UgpB has translation MKGKRGLTIIAMMAAFVLFAGQVWAEPITIEWWHAMRGARGETLDKMVKAFNDSQTEYKVVATNKGDYGEVVNAGVAAYRAKKHPHILMSFEVGTMTMMLSGAIYPVYKLMADEGYKIDWSSYLQAVLSYYVDEKNNLLSLPFNSSTAVMYYNVDLFKKAGLEMPSKTVPLTWDQMGEITKKLVAAGAKKGLVTTWQSWIQIENYSAMHDIPFASKANGYEGLDCELMINNPKVVKHLERLKSWMADGRFAYEGREYQGPNAAFVAGDAAIMTESVSGIGNVKKNAKFAWDIAPLPVEADMKQPQNSIIGGASLWVMSGHPKKDYKGVAAFLNFLAQNDMQELWHVETGYFPITTKAYESLKSKGFFDKIPYQEVGIKQLNRTVPNKNSRGIRLGYFVQIRNILDEEMELIWNGSKTPQQAMADAVKRGNEKLREFEKTNK, from the coding sequence ATGAAAGGAAAACGTGGATTGACGATCATAGCCATGATGGCGGCATTTGTTCTCTTTGCCGGCCAGGTCTGGGCGGAGCCGATCACCATTGAATGGTGGCACGCCATGCGTGGGGCAAGGGGCGAGACCCTTGACAAGATGGTCAAGGCCTTTAATGATTCGCAAACTGAGTACAAGGTCGTTGCCACCAATAAAGGCGATTACGGTGAAGTCGTCAACGCCGGTGTCGCCGCCTACCGGGCGAAAAAGCATCCGCATATCCTCATGTCCTTCGAAGTCGGCACCATGACCATGATGCTCTCCGGGGCTATATATCCTGTCTACAAGTTAATGGCTGACGAAGGCTATAAAATTGACTGGTCGAGCTACCTGCAGGCCGTCCTTAGCTATTATGTTGATGAAAAAAACAACCTCCTCTCCTTGCCCTTCAACTCTTCGACTGCGGTAATGTATTACAACGTCGATCTGTTCAAGAAGGCCGGTCTTGAAATGCCGTCGAAAACCGTGCCGCTTACCTGGGATCAAATGGGCGAAATTACCAAGAAGCTCGTTGCCGCAGGGGCCAAGAAGGGTTTGGTCACCACCTGGCAGTCGTGGATTCAGATTGAAAACTACAGCGCCATGCACGATATTCCTTTCGCCTCCAAGGCCAACGGCTACGAAGGCCTCGATTGTGAGCTGATGATCAACAACCCCAAGGTGGTAAAACACCTGGAGCGCCTCAAATCCTGGATGGCCGACGGGCGTTTTGCCTATGAAGGACGCGAGTATCAAGGCCCGAACGCCGCCTTCGTGGCCGGCGATGCGGCGATCATGACCGAGTCGGTCAGTGGTATCGGTAATGTCAAAAAGAACGCCAAGTTCGCATGGGACATCGCACCGCTGCCTGTTGAGGCCGATATGAAGCAACCGCAGAACAGTATCATCGGCGGGGCCTCTCTCTGGGTTATGTCTGGGCATCCGAAGAAAGATTATAAAGGTGTTGCCGCCTTTTTGAATTTCCTGGCCCAGAACGATATGCAGGAACTCTGGCATGTGGAAACCGGTTACTTCCCGATTACCACCAAGGCCTATGAATCGCTGAAGTCCAAAGGTTTCTTTGATAAAATTCCCTACCAGGAAGTCGGTATCAAGCAGCTCAACCGGACTGTGCCCAACAAGAACTCCCGGGGTATTCGGCTCGGCTATTTTGTACAGATTCGCAACATCCTTGACGAAGAGATGGAACTGATCTGGAACGGCAGCAAGACTCCGCA